The following coding sequences are from one Chanos chanos chromosome 12, fChaCha1.1, whole genome shotgun sequence window:
- the clptm1l gene encoding lipid scramblase CLPTM1L gives MFHKTSFTTIIVGVFIVYVLHTCWVMYGIVYTKPCENPKSDNCINPYLAGKPRLQLSVFTSVRPNADSGHNLILTEEDFDVNTKFERLVNVTLPKKTRRNGTLYAVVFVHHVGVSPWNDPRQVHLVTQLTTYMLPKPAEISLITGEEEPQKQERQGSGAGRADSAVDRPVSHWRSRLTLNVVSENFLFDREALPGDVHRYMRIFQSGKKMVYLPILFVDELSNRVKDLMEINSSMTEVPLTVSYDTISLGRLRFWIHMQDAVYSLQQFGFTEKDADEIKGIFVDTNLYFLALTFFVAAFHLLFDFLAFKNDISFWKKKKSMVGMSSKAVLWRCFSTIVIFLYLLDEQTSLLVLIPAGIGSVIEVWKVKKAFKIHIVWKSVTPTFLFGKSDESERRTEEYDSLAMKYLSYLLYPLCIGGAGYSLVFVKYKSWYSWLINSLVNGVYAFGFLFMLPQLFVNYKLKSVAHLPWKAFMYKAFNTFIDDVFAFIITMPTSHRLACFRDDVVFLIYLYQRWLYPVDWSRVNEYGVSYEDKPKGKSHKD, from the exons ATGTTTCACAAGACTTCATTCACAACCATAATTGTGGGAGTCTTTATCGTATATGTTTTGCACACTTGTTGGGTGATGTATGGCATAGTTTACACAAAACCATGTGAAAATCCGAAAAGCGACAACTGCATCAACCCGTATCTTGCAGGGAAGCCACGACTCCAG CTCAGCGTCTTCACATCGGTGCGTCCCAATGCGGACAGCGGTCACAACCTCATTCTAACAGAAGAGGATTTTGATGTAAACACTAAATTTGAAAG actgGTGAATGTGACATTGCCAAAGAAGACGAGGAGGAACGGGACACTCTATGCTGTGGTGTTCGTGCATCACGTGGGCGTGTCACCCTGGAATGACCCCAGGCAGGTTCACCTGGTGACGCAGCTCACGACCTACATGTTGCCCAAGCCGGCCGAGATCAGCCTGATCACGGGCGAAGAGGAACCGCAG aagCAGGAGCGGCAGGGTTCTGGTGCTGGCCGTGCTGACTCAGCAGTGGACCGGCCCGTGTCTCACTGGCGTTCCCGCCTCACTTTGAATGTGGTCTCTGAGAACTTTCTGTTTGACAGGGAAGCACTACCCGGGGATGTTCATAGATACATGAGAAT atttcAGAGCGGGAAGAAGATGGTGTATCTGCCGATTCTGTTTGTTGATGAGCTGAGTAACAGAGTGAAGGATTTAATG GAGATTAACAGCAGCATGACAGAGGTGCCTCTCACGGTGTCATACGACACCATATCTCTGGGCAGACTACGGTTCTGGATCCACATGCAGGACGCCGTCTACTCACTGCAGCAGTTCG gaTTCACTGAAAAAGATGCCGATGAGATTAAGGGCATTTTTGTGGACACCAATTTATACTTCCTCGCCCTGACATTTTTCGTAGCTGCTttccat CTCCTCTTTGACTTTCTCGCCTTCAAAAACGACATCAGTttttggaagaagaaaaaaagtatggTGGGAATGTCCAGCAAAGCAG TCCTCTGGAGATGTTTCAGTACCATTGTGATATTCCTCTATCTGCTGGATGAACAGACCAGTTTGCTCGTCCTCATCCCTGCAGGAATAGGATCCGTCATAGAG GTGTGGAAGGTGAAGAAAGCCTTCAAGATACACATTGTGTGGAAAAGTGTCACACCAACATTCTTG TTTGGCAAATCTGATGAATCTGAGAGAAGAACTGAAGAATATGATTCTTTA GCAATGAAATATCTTTCCTACTTACTGTACCCTCTCTGCATCGGGGGAGCGGGTTATTCCCTAGTTTTTGTGAAATACAAAAG ttgGTATTCTTGGCTCATCAACAGTCTAGTTAACG GAGTTTATGCCTTTGGGTTCCTCTTCATGCTACCTCAGCTGTTTGTCAACTACAAG TTAAAATCAGTGGCCCACCTACCTTGGAAGGCGTTCATGTATAAA GCGTTTAACACCTTCATCGACGACGTCTTCGCTTTCATCATCACCATGCCAACCTCTCATCGGCTGGCCTGCTTCAGGGACGACGTGGTCTTCCTCATTTACCTCTATCAGAGATG GCTGTACCCTGTGGACTGGAGCAGGGTGAATGAGTACGGTGTGTCTTACGAGGACAAGCCCAAAGGAAAGAGCCACAAGGATTAG